A stretch of the Pirellulales bacterium genome encodes the following:
- a CDS encoding M24 family metallopeptidase, with product MPHFDLPAIQSALAQFDLDAWLLADFRGSNPLAATVLGLDPAAHRTRRWLYVIPRQGTPKKLVHRIEPAALAGLPGDERIYLTWQDFQAGVAWTLVDLPSDLGQPRVALEYSPRNMIPYISRIDGGLLELVRDCGVEPVSSGNLLQEFEATWTPEQWQLHLQAAQGTNAAYDRVWRFLREAAASGHEPRETDVQDLIMNHFAEHGLITDHPPIVGVGPHAGDPHYAPMRGADSAIRAGDLVLVDLWAKVDHPRGVYSDLTRMGYMGQQVPEKYAAVFAIVAAARDAAIALVTTRFDTGQQLAGWEVDQAARQVIVDAGYGAAFVHRTGHNIGTSTHGNGANMDNLETRDERRVLRRTCFSVEPGIYLPEFGIRSEVNVYVDKDGQVHVTGGDLQRQIVPILA from the coding sequence ATGCCTCATTTTGACCTCCCCGCCATTCAATCCGCGCTCGCCCAATTTGACCTGGATGCCTGGCTGTTGGCCGATTTTCGCGGATCAAACCCCTTGGCCGCAACCGTGCTGGGTCTGGATCCCGCCGCCCATCGCACGCGGCGCTGGTTGTATGTTATTCCCCGCCAGGGAACTCCTAAAAAGCTGGTTCACCGGATTGAACCGGCGGCGTTGGCCGGTTTGCCCGGCGACGAACGGATTTATCTGACCTGGCAGGATTTTCAGGCGGGCGTCGCCTGGACGTTGGTCGATCTGCCCAGCGATCTGGGCCAGCCCCGTGTTGCCCTGGAATATTCCCCCCGCAACATGATTCCCTATATTTCGCGGATCGATGGCGGGTTGTTGGAACTAGTGCGCGACTGCGGGGTCGAACCAGTCTCTAGCGGAAATCTGTTGCAAGAGTTTGAAGCCACCTGGACACCGGAACAATGGCAACTGCATCTGCAAGCCGCCCAAGGGACCAACGCCGCTTATGACCGTGTCTGGCGGTTTTTGCGGGAGGCGGCCGCCAGCGGCCATGAACCGCGCGAAACCGACGTGCAGGACCTCATCATGAACCACTTTGCCGAACATGGACTAATCACCGACCATCCCCCCATTGTCGGCGTCGGACCCCATGCCGGCGATCCCCACTATGCCCCCATGCGCGGGGCCGATAGCGCCATCCGCGCGGGCGATCTGGTCCTGGTCGATCTGTGGGCGAAGGTCGATCACCCGCGCGGCGTCTATAGCGACCTGACGCGCATGGGTTATATGGGCCAGCAGGTACCGGAAAAATACGCCGCCGTGTTTGCCATTGTGGCCGCTGCCCGGGATGCGGCCATCGCCCTGGTTACAACGCGTTTTGACACCGGTCAACAATTGGCGGGATGGGAAGTGGACCAGGCCGCGCGGCAGGTGATTGTGGATGCGGGTTATGGAGCCGCTTTTGTGCATCGGACGGGTCATAATATCGGGACCTCGACGCATGGCAACGGCGCGAACATGGATAATCTGGAAACGCGGGACGAACGGCGGGTCCTGCGGCGAACCTGCTTTTCGGTCGAACCGGGGATCTACCTGCCCGAGTTTGGCATTCGCAGCGAAGTCAATGTATATGTTGACAAGGATGGCCAAGTCCATGTGACCGGCGGCGACTTGCAGCGGCAAATTGTGCCAATTTTGGCGTGA
- a CDS encoding PfkB family carbohydrate kinase — protein MPLLVVGSVALDSIETPRATRNNVLGGSAVFFSTAASHFTPVKLVGVVGEDWPGEHTAMLRARGIDTAGLQTVAGGKTFRWRGKYQPNMNDRETLEVHLNVLEQFQPILPDNFRQSHYVFLGNDSPRNQMQVLEQASGRKLVVADTMDLWINIQNDELKALLKRLDGLLINDSEAKLLTDEENLVQAGHKVLELGPKFVVVKKGEHGAMFFSQEETYVMPAYPTSRVIDPTGAGDSFAGGMMGYLAEKRSFDARTLKEALAYGVVTASFTVEDFSLDRLKAITRADLDQRWREYRQMLSF, from the coding sequence ATGCCACTGCTCGTTGTCGGATCGGTAGCCTTGGATTCCATCGAAACTCCCCGCGCGACACGGAATAATGTCTTAGGGGGGTCGGCTGTTTTTTTTTCCACGGCCGCCAGTCACTTTACGCCGGTCAAGTTGGTGGGTGTCGTGGGCGAGGATTGGCCTGGCGAACATACGGCCATGCTGCGTGCCCGGGGGATCGACACCGCGGGGTTGCAGACCGTAGCGGGAGGAAAGACCTTTCGCTGGCGGGGTAAATACCAGCCGAACATGAATGACCGGGAGACGCTGGAGGTGCATTTGAACGTGTTAGAGCAGTTTCAGCCGATCTTGCCGGACAACTTTCGCCAGTCGCATTATGTGTTTTTGGGGAATGACTCTCCCCGGAACCAAATGCAGGTGTTGGAGCAGGCGTCGGGGCGCAAGCTGGTCGTGGCGGATACGATGGATTTGTGGATCAATATCCAGAATGACGAGTTAAAGGCGTTACTAAAGCGGTTGGACGGGCTGTTGATCAATGATAGCGAGGCCAAGCTTTTGACCGATGAGGAGAATCTGGTCCAGGCGGGGCACAAGGTGCTAGAGCTGGGCCCAAAATTTGTCGTGGTCAAAAAAGGCGAACATGGGGCGATGTTTTTTAGTCAGGAAGAAACCTACGTGATGCCCGCCTATCCCACGTCCAGAGTGATCGACCCTACCGGAGCGGGGGACAGTTTTGCGGGCGGGATGATGGGTTATCTGGCCGAAAAGCGGAGTTTTGACGCCCGCACGCTCAAGGAGGCTTTGGCGTATGGGGTGGTGACGGCCAGCTTTACCGTGGAGGATTTTTCGCTGGACCGGCTCAAGGCGATCACCCGCGCCGACCTGGACCAGCGCTGGCGGGAATACCGCCAAATGCTGAGCTTTTAG